From one Salvelinus sp. IW2-2015 linkage group LG11, ASM291031v2, whole genome shotgun sequence genomic stretch:
- the LOC111969853 gene encoding microphthalmia-associated transcription factor-like — MLEMLEYSHYQVQTHLENPTKYHIQQAQRQQVRQYLSTTLGGKPGSQASSLQCHSQPPEHGMLPGPGSSAPNSPMALLTLTSNCEKEMDDVIDDIISLETSYNDDILGFMDPGLQITNTLPVSGNLLDMYGNHGLTSSNSCPGSLSNIKREFSAPGMMSILDKTASCGQFDNYQRPEGFPVAEVRAMAKERQKKDNHNLIERRRRFNINDRIKELGTLIPKSNDPDMRWNKGTILKASVDYIRKLQREQQRAKELELRQRRLEHANRHLMLRIQELEMQARAHGLAVVPSSSLCSSELMARAIKQEPILGDCPSDLYQKSGPDMSPTTTLDLNNGTIHFNDSPLDAGEPGAYGSNKASTKLKDIIDNTLSPISSLLSSVSPDASNSSSRRSSSSSMEENNHGC; from the exons ATGTTGGAGATGCTTGAATACAGCCATTACCAG GTGCAGACCCATCTGGAGAACCCCACCAAGTACCACATTCAGCAGGCACAAAGGCAGCAGGTGAGGCAGTACCTGTCCACCACCCTCGGGGGTAAGCCTGGCAGCCAGGCCAGCAGCCTGCAGTGCCACAGCCAGCCCCCGGAGCACGGGATGCTCCCCGGCCCAGGCAGCAGTGCCCCCAACAGCCCCATGGCCCTGCTGACCCTCACCTCAAACTGCGAGAAGGAG ATGGACGATGTCATTGATGACATTATTAGCTTGGAAACAAGTTATAATGATGATATTCTTGGCTTTATGGACCCCGGACTCCAGATTACAAATACA CTCCCTGTATCTGGTAACCTTCTGGACATGTATGGAAACCACGGACTTACCAGCAGTAACTCCTGCCCTGGTAGTTTATCCAACATAAAAAGGGAATTCTCAG CTCCTGGCATGATGAGCATACTTGACAAGACTGCATCCTGTGGCCAGTTTGACAACTACCAAAGGCCTGAGGGCTTCCCTGTTG CTGAGGTCCGAGCGATGGCCAAGGAGAGACAAAAAAAGGACAATCACAACTTAA TTGAACGAAGAAGGAGGTTCAACATCAACGATCGAATCAAAGAGCTTGGAACCTTGATTCCTAAGTCAAATGATCC GGACATGCGCTGGAATAAGGGCACCATTCTGAAGGCCTCAGTGGACTACATCAGGAAGCTGCAGAGGGAGCAGCAGAGAGCCAAGGAGCTGGAGCTTAGACAGAGGAGGCTGGAGCATGCCAACCGCCATCTGATGCTGCGCATACAG gagTTGGAGATGCAGGCACGGGCTCATGGCCTTGCGGTTGTACCGTCctcttccctctgctcctctGAGCTGATGGCCCGAGCCATCAAGCAGGAGCCCATCCTAGGAGACTGTCCGTCAGACCTGTACCAGAAGTCAGGCCCCGACATGTCCCCTACCACCACACTAGACCTCAACAACGGCACCATCCACTTCAATGACAGCCCATTGGATGCAGGGGAACCAGGGGCCTATGGCTCCAACAAGGCCTCCACTAAACTGAAGGACATAATAGACAACACCCTGTCACCCATATCATCCCTTCTGTCCTCAGTGTCTCCAGACGcctccaacagcagcagcaggcgTAGCAGCAGCTCAAGCATGGAGGAGAATAATCATGGTTGTTAG